The following proteins are co-located in the Spinactinospora alkalitolerans genome:
- a CDS encoding quinone-dependent dihydroorotate dehydrogenase: MLYQLLFHAVLRRTDPERIHRLSFAALRGVSAVPGAAGAMRAVLGPREPELRTTALGREFGGPLGLAAGFDKNAEGAAGLAALGFSHVEIGTVTARPQPGNPKPRLFRLPPDRAIVNRMGFNNDGSAAVAERLREQRARHRRRLIIGANIGKTKVVPESEAVQDYVTSARRFADVADYIAVNVSSPNTPGLRDLQAVQHLRPLLAAVRRTLDEAGRPELPLLVKIAPDLADTDVDAVADLALELGLHGIIATNTTVSRAGLATGPEQVEAAGAGGLSGAPLKRRSLEVLKRLRARVGDRLLLIAVGGVETPQDAWERIRAGATLVQGYTGLVYGGPLWPRRIHKGLARLVREAGYATIAEAVGTDTDAAVPKGA; the protein is encoded by the coding sequence GTGCTCTACCAGCTGCTCTTCCATGCCGTCCTGCGGCGCACCGACCCCGAGCGGATCCACCGCCTGAGCTTCGCCGCGCTGCGCGGCGTCAGCGCGGTGCCCGGCGCGGCCGGGGCGATGCGCGCGGTGCTCGGCCCGCGCGAACCGGAGCTGCGGACCACCGCGCTCGGCCGCGAGTTCGGCGGTCCGCTGGGCCTGGCCGCGGGCTTCGACAAGAACGCCGAAGGGGCCGCGGGGCTCGCCGCGCTCGGCTTCAGCCACGTCGAGATCGGCACCGTCACCGCCCGGCCCCAGCCGGGCAACCCGAAGCCGAGGCTGTTCCGGCTGCCGCCCGACCGCGCCATCGTCAACCGGATGGGGTTCAACAACGACGGCTCGGCCGCGGTGGCGGAGCGGCTGCGCGAACAGCGGGCGCGGCACCGGCGCCGGCTCATCATCGGCGCCAACATCGGCAAGACCAAGGTCGTGCCGGAGTCGGAGGCCGTGCAGGACTACGTCACCAGTGCCCGCCGCTTCGCCGACGTCGCCGACTACATCGCGGTGAACGTCAGTTCGCCCAACACGCCGGGGCTGCGCGACCTGCAGGCGGTGCAGCACCTGCGCCCGCTGCTCGCGGCCGTGCGCCGGACGCTGGACGAGGCCGGGCGTCCGGAGCTGCCGCTCCTGGTGAAGATCGCCCCGGACCTCGCCGACACCGACGTCGACGCGGTCGCCGACCTCGCACTCGAACTGGGGCTGCACGGCATCATCGCCACCAACACCACGGTCTCGCGCGCCGGGCTGGCCACGGGGCCGGAGCAGGTCGAGGCGGCCGGGGCCGGCGGCCTGTCGGGGGCGCCGCTGAAGCGCCGCTCGCTGGAGGTCCTCAAGCGGCTGCGCGCCCGTGTGGGCGACCGTCTGCTGCTGATCGCCGTGGGCGGCGTCGAGACCCCGCAGGACGCCTGGGAGCGGATCCGCGCCGGCGCCACCCTGGTCCAGGGCTACACCGGCCTCGTCTACGGCGGGCCGCTCTGGCCGCGCCGCATCCACAAGGGCCTGGCCCGGCTGGTGCGCGAGGCGGGCTACGCCACGATCGCCGAGGCCGTGGGGACCGACACCGACGCCGCGGTCCCCAAAGGGGCCTGA
- a CDS encoding proteasome assembly chaperone family protein, translating into MRDPADLYELRPDPPELAEPVLLIGLDGFVDAGAAGRQAVGDLFESFEAREVAAFDIDALLDYRSRRPVMTFVENAWTDYTDPKLALYLLHDAEGTPFLLLNGLEPDREWEAFAAAVRQLIDRFSVGLTVGFHGVPMAVPHTRPVTVTAHATRPDLVAAHTPWIDRVQVPGSAASLLEYRLGQAGHDFIGYAVHVPSYLAQSEYPRAAIAVLEYVSGATGLALPTDRLAEEAEGTDTEIEQQVAASEEVQRVVHNLEQQYDDFISSREAGDGLADTESLLTGDESALPTADELGAELERYLAERDRGTEG; encoded by the coding sequence GTGCGAGATCCCGCTGATCTCTACGAGCTTCGTCCCGACCCTCCCGAGCTCGCCGAACCGGTCCTGCTGATCGGTCTCGACGGGTTCGTGGACGCCGGCGCGGCCGGCCGCCAGGCGGTGGGGGACCTCTTCGAGAGCTTCGAGGCCCGCGAGGTCGCGGCCTTCGACATCGACGCGCTCCTGGACTACCGCTCCCGTCGGCCGGTCATGACGTTCGTCGAGAACGCCTGGACCGACTACACCGACCCCAAACTCGCGCTCTACCTGCTGCACGACGCGGAGGGCACTCCGTTCCTGCTGCTCAACGGCTTGGAGCCGGACCGGGAGTGGGAGGCGTTCGCCGCGGCGGTGCGCCAGCTCATCGACCGCTTCTCGGTGGGTCTCACGGTCGGCTTCCACGGCGTCCCCATGGCGGTGCCGCACACCCGGCCGGTCACCGTCACCGCGCACGCCACCCGCCCCGACCTCGTCGCCGCGCACACGCCGTGGATCGACCGCGTCCAGGTGCCGGGCAGCGCGGCCTCGCTGCTGGAGTACCGGCTGGGCCAGGCCGGGCACGACTTCATCGGCTACGCCGTGCACGTGCCGAGCTACCTCGCCCAGTCGGAGTACCCGCGGGCGGCGATCGCCGTGCTGGAGTACGTCTCGGGGGCCACCGGGCTGGCGCTGCCCACCGACCGGCTCGCCGAGGAGGCGGAGGGCACCGACACCGAGATCGAACAGCAGGTGGCGGCCTCCGAGGAGGTCCAGCGCGTGGTGCACAACCTGGAGCAGCAGTACGACGACTTCATCTCGTCGCGGGAGGCCGGCGACGGCCTCGCCGACACCGAATCGCTGCTGACCGGGGACGAGTCGGCGCTGCCCACCGCCGACGAGCTCGGCGCGGAACTCGAACGCTACCTCGCCGAACGCGACCGCGGCACAGAAGGATAA